One segment of Spiroplasma cantharicola DNA contains the following:
- a CDS encoding PhnE/PtxC family ABC transporter permease, whose amino-acid sequence MEIIIKMNRKINAITSRNVFAINDKYTKAPKKTFFISLSIIVFILIIFGFNMLETNWVEFFSSFSLFFERIGDLIRWDWEDFLKPDTVGIVFFNTALYSIFMTMITAFAGTIIGVLIAIPVAILAAGNIVTNKFINNTAKSLIAIFRTIPAFVYALIFVGYFGQTILTVTIVLSIFTFSITSKILFERIEHINTKIFISQQATGANKMRSFRSAVVPQISNHITSATFYALETNIRYISVIGGVTNYGIGKLIDDSRGNDDWSRVGFLLFLIISVVILLELIIYVLRKYILLDKDFILDEKNQKKYSTLIKKISRMNNLNFYIRYVIQKDLFLNLEIAKQNKDFNSIKEIKEEMRIKKNNFLSDHKSKMKKDINDFEIFKSQNLNSKNWFIWDAENSMNVRRDKIYLTNFNFEVLKLKEEIKSNLDNTALQEHETYLKNLTIDEVIKKNPKRYIKRLCLYFILFALFCYSLTFIEFNIESAETIKNTNNNIIEMFKINWLSLFIAHGYAPQSVIYLLFQTLSIAIVGTFIGAIVAYVFGILSSENIVNYYVAKFFVLITSIIRSIPTYIYAILFIALVGMGPFTATLAIAAGTVGMLTKYNREVFDDINLKVLYQLESTGLNKFQRFKYGVMPQTTSSVISYIIYRFDINFKEVALLGVVSSGNMGYLLNSYFADQLFNEFGALLFGIILFTLLIEYISTTLRNKINLGINPKYIDKIILFIKHKNFAKYKANEILGLSKADFEYIQSEAYYAYINKVIYQEAKIISKDKKVSRSHGWYLSYIKNFNLSNNLDLDLQEAKKIYNKHNLEYKNLIKEFNEKRIDFIQKLKNSKAEQIKELDLNSKNILEDKSFKKEIKASKSFIRKSTKIKIESLEY is encoded by the coding sequence ATGGAGATAATTATTAAAATGAATAGAAAAATTAATGCAATTACTTCTAGAAATGTTTTTGCAATAAATGATAAGTATACAAAAGCTCCAAAGAAAACATTTTTTATATCTCTATCTATTATAGTTTTCATATTAATAATCTTTGGTTTCAATATGTTAGAAACAAATTGAGTTGAATTTTTTTCAAGTTTTAGTTTATTCTTTGAAAGAATTGGTGATTTAATTAGGTGGGATTGAGAGGACTTTCTTAAACCAGATACAGTTGGAATAGTATTTTTTAATACGGCTTTATACTCAATTTTTATGACAATGATTACAGCCTTTGCTGGAACAATAATTGGAGTGCTTATAGCAATTCCCGTAGCAATTTTAGCAGCAGGAAATATTGTTACTAATAAATTTATTAATAATACTGCTAAAAGTCTTATTGCAATTTTTAGAACAATTCCAGCTTTTGTTTATGCTCTTATTTTTGTGGGATATTTTGGCCAAACAATTTTAACAGTTACAATTGTTTTATCAATCTTTACATTTTCAATTACTTCAAAAATTTTATTTGAAAGAATTGAACATATCAATACAAAGATTTTTATTTCACAACAAGCAACTGGTGCTAATAAAATGAGATCTTTTAGGTCAGCAGTTGTACCGCAAATATCAAATCATATTACATCAGCAACTTTTTATGCTTTGGAAACTAATATAAGATATATTTCTGTTATTGGTGGTGTTACAAATTATGGTATTGGTAAATTAATTGATGATTCAAGAGGAAATGATGATTGATCACGAGTAGGTTTTTTATTATTTTTAATTATTAGTGTAGTAATATTATTAGAATTAATAATATATGTATTAAGAAAATATATATTATTAGATAAGGACTTTATTTTAGATGAAAAAAATCAAAAAAAATATTCAACTTTAATTAAAAAAATTTCAAGAATGAATAATTTAAATTTTTATATAAGATATGTTATTCAAAAGGACCTATTTTTAAATCTTGAAATAGCTAAGCAAAATAAAGACTTTAATTCAATTAAAGAAATTAAAGAAGAAATGAGAATTAAAAAAAATAATTTTCTATCTGATCATAAATCAAAAATGAAAAAAGATATTAATGACTTTGAAATATTTAAAAGTCAAAATTTAAATTCAAAAAATTGATTTATTTGAGATGCAGAGAATTCTATGAATGTTAGAAGAGATAAAATTTATTTAACAAATTTTAATTTTGAGGTTTTAAAATTAAAAGAGGAAATAAAAAGTAATTTAGATAATACAGCATTGCAAGAACATGAAACTTATTTAAAAAATTTAACTATAGATGAAGTTATTAAAAAAAATCCCAAAAGATATATTAAAAGATTATGTTTATACTTTATTCTTTTTGCATTATTTTGTTATTCATTAACCTTTATTGAATTTAATATAGAGAGTGCAGAAACAATTAAAAATACCAATAATAATATAATAGAAATGTTTAAAATAAATTGATTGTCACTTTTCATAGCTCATGGATATGCACCTCAATCAGTAATTTATTTACTGTTTCAAACTTTATCAATTGCAATAGTTGGTACGTTTATTGGAGCTATCGTAGCATATGTTTTTGGTATATTAAGTTCAGAAAATATAGTCAATTACTATGTTGCAAAATTCTTTGTATTAATAACTTCTATAATAAGATCAATACCCACATATATTTATGCAATTTTATTTATAGCTCTTGTTGGAATGGGACCTTTTACTGCAACTTTGGCAATTGCTGCAGGAACTGTAGGAATGTTAACAAAATATAATAGGGAAGTTTTTGATGATATAAATTTAAAAGTTTTATATCAATTAGAATCTACAGGATTAAATAAATTTCAAAGATTTAAATATGGAGTAATGCCTCAAACAACAAGTAGTGTAATTTCATATATTATTTATAGATTTGATATAAATTTTAAAGAGGTTGCGCTTTTAGGAGTAGTTTCTTCTGGAAATATGGGTTATTTATTAAATAGTTATTTTGCAGATCAATTATTTAATGAATTTGGTGCACTATTATTTGGTATTATATTATTCACATTATTGATTGAGTATATTTCTACAACTTTAAGAAATAAAATAAATTTAGGAATCAATCCTAAATATATTGATAAAATCATTCTTTTTATTAAGCATAAAAATTTTGCAAAATATAAAGCCAATGAAATTTTAGGTTTATCAAAAGCTGATTTTGAATATATTCAATCAGAAGCTTACTATGCATATATTAATAAAGTTATTTATCAAGAAGCAAAAATCATTTCTAAAGATAAAAAAGTTTCAAGAAGTCACGGTTGATACTTAAGTTATATTAAAAACTTTAACTTAAGTAATAATTTAGACTTAGATTTACAAGAAGCAAAAAAAATATATAACAAACATAATTTAGAATATAAAAATCTAATTAAAGAGTTTAATGAAAAAAGAATTGATTTTATTCAAAAATTAAAAAATAGTAAAGCTGAACAAATTAAAGAATTGGATTTAAATTCCAAAAATATATTAGAAGATAAATCCTTTAAAAAAGAAATAAAAGCTTCAAAATCTTTTATTAGAAAATCAACTAAAATTAAAATTGAAAGTTTAGAATATTAG
- the ruvX gene encoding Holliday junction resolvase RuvX, which produces MAKYIGLDLGSKTVGIATSEGYFSNPKETIRFQEYNFLEAVNKLDIFLKKEGFEKIAIGYPKNMNGSTGERVEMVEEFIKIMLEQNLVIEEQIERVDERLTTRMAKQIMISADLSRKKQKENKDQLAAKLILETYLNSIK; this is translated from the coding sequence ATGGCAAAGTATATTGGTTTAGATCTTGGTAGTAAAACTGTTGGTATTGCAACAAGCGAAGGATATTTTTCAAATCCAAAAGAAACAATTAGATTTCAAGAATATAATTTTTTAGAAGCAGTTAATAAATTAGATATTTTTCTTAAAAAAGAAGGTTTTGAAAAAATTGCAATTGGCTATCCAAAGAATATGAACGGTTCAACAGGTGAAAGAGTTGAAATGGTTGAAGAATTTATTAAAATTATGCTTGAACAAAATCTAGTTATAGAAGAGCAAATAGAAAGAGTAGACGAAAGATTAACAACAAGAATGGCAAAGCAAATAATGATATCAGCTGATTTAAGTAGGAAAAAACAAAAAGAAAATAAGGATCAATTGGCAGCCAAATTAATTTTAGAAACCTATTTGAACTCAATTAAGTAG
- the pfkA gene encoding 6-phosphofructokinase: MIKKIGVLTSGGDAPGMNAAVASVIKTAISKGIEPYIIRDGYKGLVNNWIEKVDINFASDIISKGGTVIGSARLPEFKEESVRQKAVANLKKLKIEALVVIGGDGSYQGAEKLTKMGINCIGLPGTIDNDIVSSDYTIGFDTALNTVINALDQVRDTIQSHNRCIIVEIMGNGCGDLTLYGATGSGAEVFSTKESYLSEEEIIKQVKALHDKNKRSVIVAVAEKIYDVNDLAKKIEKQAGYETRATILGHIQRGGKPTAMDRYLAVKAGIFAVEELIAGKGGLYIGMSNNKLVARDIESTLNMPKVNKTDEYEKLREINKAV, encoded by the coding sequence ATGATTAAAAAAATTGGGGTTTTAACTTCAGGAGGAGATGCTCCTGGGATGAATGCAGCTGTTGCATCAGTAATTAAAACTGCCATCTCAAAGGGCATAGAGCCTTATATTATTAGAGATGGATATAAAGGTCTAGTTAATAATTGAATTGAAAAAGTAGATATTAATTTTGCCTCAGATATTATTTCAAAGGGTGGAACAGTTATTGGTTCTGCAAGATTGCCTGAATTTAAAGAAGAGTCAGTAAGACAAAAAGCTGTGGCTAATTTAAAAAAATTAAAAATAGAGGCTTTAGTTGTAATTGGTGGAGATGGAAGTTATCAAGGAGCTGAAAAATTAACAAAAATGGGAATTAATTGCATTGGTCTTCCAGGAACAATTGACAATGATATTGTATCTTCTGATTATACAATTGGTTTTGATACAGCTTTAAATACAGTTATTAATGCATTAGATCAAGTAAGAGATACTATACAATCTCACAATAGATGTATTATTGTAGAAATAATGGGAAATGGCTGTGGAGATTTAACATTATATGGGGCTACTGGAAGTGGAGCTGAAGTATTTTCTACAAAAGAAAGTTATTTGTCAGAAGAAGAAATTATTAAACAAGTTAAAGCATTACATGATAAAAATAAGAGAAGTGTAATAGTTGCTGTTGCTGAAAAAATTTATGATGTAAATGATTTAGCAAAAAAAATTGAAAAACAAGCTGGTTATGAAACTAGAGCAACAATTCTTGGTCACATTCAAAGAGGTGGAAAACCAACTGCTATGGATAGATATTTAGCAGTAAAAGCAGGTATCTTTGCAGTTGAAGAATTAATAGCAGGTAAAGGTGGATTGTATATTGGAATGAGCAATAATAAGTTAGTTGCAAGAGATATAGAATCAACATTAAATATGCCAAAAGTTAATAAAACTGATGAGTATGAAAAATTAAGAGAAATTAATAAAGCTGTATAA
- a CDS encoding PhnD/SsuA/transferrin family substrate-binding protein, which yields MKKLLSILGSASIVVSSGTYVIACNPNKDTINILFVPSQNSTEIINTVKPLEEKLANELAKIAQADNRISTKKVKIAPSTSYEVAGKTLQDGKAHLAFLPVNTYAKYRGQEKDKAFDKEGILLNASRAGAKPETTFSQFLDEQNKFNLSLAMEEVTSEASLELSKHYNKMVKDNPEEVKTQESAKKLLLDQDNEVSYYRSYIYANNKFLSDNQFDINSFENGEEYKAALKELILKGAKDKKFQFTFGASKTSSSGVLYPMLWLQDVLGIEDNELKDLWQNKHEQGSYPQASQEVSNATSNYAVGFSDIRMESKSSTDVENAFKNTTVIGATEPIVNDLIAYSKKTIKDEIFKNDLRTAFKNLIADKDNASIFEIYNHTGYVGPINIENSNDFEIATDKTITDTTNSTQALLDKMKNW from the coding sequence ATGAAAAAACTACTTTCAATTTTAGGATCAGCGTCAATAGTGGTATCTTCAGGGACATATGTAATTGCATGTAATCCAAATAAAGATACAATTAATATATTATTTGTACCATCACAAAATAGTACAGAAATTATAAATACTGTAAAACCATTAGAAGAAAAGCTAGCAAATGAGTTAGCTAAAATAGCACAAGCAGATAATAGAATATCAACAAAAAAAGTTAAAATTGCTCCTTCAACAAGTTATGAAGTTGCAGGAAAAACATTACAAGATGGAAAGGCTCATTTAGCATTTTTACCTGTAAATACTTATGCAAAATATAGAGGGCAAGAAAAAGATAAAGCATTTGATAAGGAAGGAATTTTATTAAATGCTTCTAGAGCAGGTGCTAAACCTGAAACTACATTTTCACAATTTCTTGATGAGCAAAATAAATTTAATTTGTCATTAGCAATGGAAGAAGTTACTTCAGAAGCTTCATTAGAATTATCTAAGCATTATAATAAAATGGTTAAAGATAATCCTGAAGAAGTAAAAACACAAGAGAGTGCAAAAAAATTATTATTAGATCAAGATAATGAAGTATCTTATTATAGATCATATATATATGCAAATAATAAATTCCTATCAGATAATCAGTTTGATATTAATTCATTTGAAAATGGTGAGGAGTATAAAGCAGCTTTAAAAGAATTAATTTTAAAAGGTGCAAAAGATAAAAAATTCCAATTTACTTTTGGAGCTAGCAAAACTTCAAGCTCAGGAGTGTTATATCCTATGCTATGATTGCAAGATGTTTTAGGAATTGAAGATAATGAATTAAAAGATTTATGACAAAATAAACATGAACAAGGTAGTTATCCACAAGCATCTCAGGAAGTTTCAAATGCAACTTCAAATTATGCTGTTGGATTTAGTGATATTAGAATGGAAAGTAAATCTTCAACTGACGTAGAAAATGCTTTTAAAAATACAACAGTTATTGGGGCAACTGAACCTATTGTTAATGATCTAATAGCTTATTCTAAAAAAACTATAAAGGATGAAATCTTCAAAAATGATTTAAGAACTGCTTTTAAAAACTTAATTGCAGATAAAGATAATGCAAGTATATTTGAAATTTATAATCATACTGGCTATGTAGGGCCAATAAACATTGAAAATAGTAATGACTTTGAAATAGCAACAGATAAAACAATAACTGATACAACAAATTCAACACAAGCTCTATTAGATAAGATGAAAAATTGATAG
- a CDS encoding DHH family phosphoesterase produces the protein MFKKLIELINSNKKIILLRHIYPDFDAIGSQMSLYQFINDNFKNKNIKLGGDLPKEYHCIGKTQKLKQEDFKDALVIITDTAIKERIDIQDLNWLALASDVFKIDHHVNIDQYGTMEIVDSSYPATCELLTELYNNSKLVFSKLTAYYLFHGLITDTDRFMYRNVTARTFEMASILIKKGFAINDVYKNIYGLSQDEVRLKGYILSNYKISKEKIAYIILTKEVMQGFNIDDNNKISLWVNILGEIKDATAWVFFTQGKDFIRVEFRSNKCNVRDIAVKFGGGGHINASGAKLESIDQCLEVIKYFDKNFKKLKL, from the coding sequence ATGTTTAAAAAACTTATTGAACTAATAAATAGTAATAAAAAAATAATTCTTTTGAGACATATATATCCAGATTTTGATGCAATTGGTTCACAAATGTCCTTATATCAATTCATTAATGATAATTTTAAAAATAAAAATATTAAATTAGGTGGAGATTTACCAAAGGAATATCATTGTATTGGTAAAACACAAAAATTAAAGCAAGAAGACTTTAAGGATGCTTTAGTTATTATTACAGATACCGCTATAAAAGAAAGAATAGATATTCAAGATTTAAATTGGTTAGCTCTAGCATCTGATGTATTTAAAATTGACCATCACGTTAATATTGATCAATATGGAACCATGGAAATTGTAGATTCCTCATATCCAGCTACTTGCGAGTTATTAACAGAACTCTACAATAACTCCAAATTAGTTTTTTCAAAATTAACAGCCTATTATTTATTTCATGGTCTTATTACAGATACTGATAGATTTATGTATAGAAATGTAACTGCCAGAACATTTGAAATGGCAAGTATTCTTATAAAAAAAGGTTTTGCTATAAATGATGTTTATAAAAATATATATGGTTTAAGCCAAGACGAAGTTAGATTAAAAGGCTATATTTTAAGTAATTATAAAATCTCAAAAGAAAAAATTGCATATATTATTTTAACCAAAGAAGTAATGCAAGGTTTTAATATTGATGATAATAATAAAATTTCACTTTGAGTTAACATTTTAGGAGAAATAAAAGATGCAACAGCTTGAGTATTCTTTACACAAGGCAAAGATTTTATAAGAGTTGAATTTAGGTCAAATAAATGTAATGTTCGTGATATTGCTGTTAAATTTGGAGGCGGAGGGCACATTAATGCATCAGGTGCCAAATTAGAAAGCATTGATCAATGTCTTGAAGTTATAAAATATTTTGATAAAAATTTTAAAAAGTTAAAACTATAG
- the hpt gene encoding hypoxanthine phosphoribosyltransferase has product METHPLVKKILFNQDQIDKRTNELAKEIESYYRDQKIKDNTVIIVGLLKGCVPFMANFIKYFNHECQTEYMVVSSYMGGTKTSGEPKINLDLNLSIKDKHVLIIEDIIDSGITLDYIKKYISFKGAKEVKIVTLLDKTEGRIAPIKSDWVGFEIKNEFVIGYGLDFDERLRNLPYVAVCDVEKLKTWKW; this is encoded by the coding sequence ATGGAAACACATCCTTTAGTCAAAAAAATTTTATTTAATCAAGATCAAATTGACAAGAGAACAAATGAGTTGGCAAAAGAAATAGAAAGTTATTATAGAGATCAAAAAATAAAGGACAACACAGTTATCATTGTAGGATTATTAAAAGGGTGTGTTCCTTTTATGGCAAATTTTATTAAATATTTTAATCATGAATGTCAAACTGAGTATATGGTTGTTTCATCATATATGGGTGGTACAAAAACTAGTGGAGAACCTAAAATTAATTTAGATTTAAATTTATCAATAAAAGATAAGCATGTTTTAATAATTGAAGACATAATTGACTCAGGAATAACGTTAGATTATATAAAAAAATATATTTCTTTTAAAGGAGCAAAAGAAGTTAAAATAGTAACTCTTTTAGATAAAACAGAAGGTAGAATTGCACCAATTAAATCTGATTGAGTTGGTTTTGAAATTAAAAATGAATTTGTAATTGGTTATGGTTTAGATTTCGATGAAAGATTAAGAAATCTTCCATATGTTGCAGTTTGTGATGTTGAGAAATTAAAAACTTGAAAATGATAA
- the phnC gene encoding phosphonate ABC transporter ATP-binding protein, with protein MINFTNVNKVWPNGKHVLRNINLKIEDGEFVAVIGLSGAGKTTLLKTINGINKISSGEILISWNNNEEYNLSKIKNKKLRQLRNKIGLMSQEYNNLEKQTVLTNVLNSRISKVNFWRSLLGIFSKKDKEIALRSLEKLNLLDYAYIRAENLSGGQQQRIALARTLSQEPQLIIADEPVSALDPILANQVIKDFQNVNKSDKITIILNIHHVELAQKYASRIIGLKDGKIIFDGKPQQLTKKILKEVYGDNY; from the coding sequence ATGATAAATTTTACAAATGTAAATAAAGTTTGACCTAATGGCAAACATGTTTTAAGAAATATCAATTTAAAAATAGAGGATGGAGAATTTGTTGCAGTAATAGGTTTATCTGGTGCTGGTAAAACTACACTTTTAAAAACTATTAATGGTATTAATAAAATTTCTTCGGGAGAAATATTAATTAGTTGAAATAATAATGAAGAATACAATTTAAGTAAAATAAAAAATAAAAAATTAAGACAATTAAGAAATAAAATTGGTCTTATGTCACAAGAATATAATAATTTAGAAAAACAAACAGTTTTAACAAATGTCTTAAATTCAAGAATTTCAAAAGTAAACTTTTGAAGATCTCTTTTAGGAATTTTTTCAAAAAAAGATAAAGAAATAGCTCTAAGGTCATTAGAAAAATTAAATCTACTTGATTATGCATATATTAGAGCTGAAAACTTAAGTGGTGGTCAACAGCAAAGAATTGCTCTTGCAAGAACCTTATCACAAGAACCACAATTAATCATTGCAGATGAACCAGTTTCTGCATTAGATCCAATACTTGCAAATCAAGTTATTAAAGATTTTCAAAATGTTAATAAGTCTGATAAGATAACAATTATTTTAAATATACATCATGTTGAGTTAGCACAAAAGTATGCTTCAAGAATTATTGGATTAAAAGATGGAAAAATAATTTTTGATGGTAAACCTCAACAATTGACTAAAAAAATATTAAAAGAAGTTTATGGAGATAATTATTAA
- the pyk gene encoding pyruvate kinase: MNKINLNEKMKRTKVITTIGPSVHSKEAIKELFEKGMTTIRLNFSHADFQEHGERFEWVKTLRKEINKPISILLDTKGPEIRIGKMKDGKQEIKVGTEVTVYTDPKDFSTRECSATEMQMSYDMSQDVKVGDTVLVDDGKLTMHVTKVQKFKVICKAFNNHLVKTNKRVNLPGIEFTLPFLAEKDYNDINFGIDNNIDYIAASFVNSADNVNEIREILKKKNAEHIQIISKIESQVGCDNIDSIIDASDGIMVARGDLGLEIPYYDVPYWEKQIIRKCREKGKLVIVATQMLESMTDNPQPTRAEVTDVYYATELGADATMLSGESANGDFPFITVETMSTINKRAEIEFYEKNYYTKQLEKARKSSSGKRAEIANQLANTTISGGYEYAIVVSRTGELLRTISKFRPNVTILGVCDNEKLWTGFGAMHSIFMNKVDNLDAFMKDEKAIAQVAKSWGVKKGERILFVRNEDIKEITIK; encoded by the coding sequence ATGAATAAAATTAATTTAAATGAAAAAATGAAAAGAACCAAAGTTATTACAACTATTGGTCCAAGTGTTCACTCAAAAGAAGCGATAAAAGAATTGTTTGAAAAAGGAATGACAACAATTCGTTTAAACTTTTCACATGCAGATTTCCAAGAACATGGAGAAAGATTTGAATGAGTAAAAACACTAAGAAAAGAAATTAATAAACCAATATCAATATTACTAGATACAAAAGGTCCAGAAATTAGAATTGGTAAAATGAAAGATGGAAAACAAGAAATTAAAGTAGGAACAGAAGTAACTGTTTATACTGACCCTAAAGATTTTTCTACAAGAGAATGTAGTGCAACTGAAATGCAAATGTCATACGATATGTCACAAGATGTAAAAGTTGGAGATACTGTTTTAGTAGATGACGGAAAATTAACAATGCACGTAACTAAAGTTCAAAAATTTAAAGTTATTTGTAAAGCATTTAACAATCATTTAGTAAAAACAAATAAAAGAGTTAATTTACCAGGTATTGAATTTACATTGCCATTCTTAGCAGAAAAAGATTATAACGATATTAATTTTGGTATTGATAATAATATTGATTATATTGCAGCTTCTTTTGTTAATTCAGCAGATAATGTTAATGAAATAAGAGAAATATTAAAAAAGAAAAATGCAGAACATATTCAAATTATTTCAAAAATAGAATCACAAGTTGGATGTGATAATATTGATTCAATCATTGATGCATCAGATGGAATTATGGTTGCTCGTGGAGATTTAGGATTAGAAATCCCATATTATGATGTACCATATTGAGAAAAACAAATAATTAGAAAATGTAGAGAAAAAGGGAAACTAGTTATTGTTGCAACACAAATGTTGGAATCAATGACTGATAACCCCCAACCAACTAGAGCAGAAGTTACAGACGTTTATTATGCTACTGAATTAGGAGCCGATGCAACAATGTTAAGTGGTGAATCAGCAAATGGTGATTTCCCATTTATTACTGTTGAAACAATGTCAACAATCAATAAACGTGCAGAAATAGAATTTTATGAAAAAAATTATTATACAAAACAATTGGAAAAAGCTAGAAAATCAAGTTCAGGTAAAAGAGCAGAAATTGCAAATCAATTAGCTAATACTACAATTAGTGGAGGTTATGAATATGCAATTGTTGTTTCAAGAACTGGTGAATTATTAAGAACAATTTCAAAATTTAGACCAAATGTTACAATTTTGGGAGTTTGTGATAATGAAAAATTATGAACTGGTTTTGGAGCAATGCACTCAATCTTTATGAATAAAGTTGATAATTTGGATGCCTTTATGAAAGATGAAAAAGCAATAGCACAAGTTGCAAAATCATGAGGCGTAAAAAAAGGCGAAAGAATTCTATTTGTTAGAAATGAAGATATTAAAGAAATTACAATAAAATAG
- the pyk gene encoding pyruvate kinase, producing MNKEIEFYEPSKIAKKIKRTKIVTTIGPSTHSKDDIRKLFEAGMNVVRLNFSHGKTEEQAEKIKSVIELRDELEKPISIMLDTKGPEIRIGKVFEGAQKIKAGTDVRVYTTQEEYLNRECKSNEMTVSYDMSIDLKPGDTVLVDDGKLTLNVINVESGLVNCKAFNSHIVKTNKRVNLPGVDFSLPFLAKKDIEDIKFGAKAKVDYIAASFVNSADNVNEIRKILKKEKTEHIQIISKIESKIGIFNIDSIIEASDGIMVARGDLGLEIPYYEVPYWEKQMIRKCRKAGKVVVVATQMLESMTDNPQPTRAEVTDVYYATELGADATMLSGESAAGIYPFITTETMATINKRAELGFYGKIYYDRALEVARQSTSGKRAEIADELANITRNGKYEFALVLSRTGELLRTISKFRPNVTILGVCDKEELWTGFGAMHSIFMNKVKSIDEIIKNKDALIEIARSWGAKKGEEILIVKNEDIKVYQV from the coding sequence ATGAATAAAGAAATAGAATTTTATGAACCAAGTAAGATAGCAAAAAAAATAAAAAGAACTAAAATAGTTACTACAATTGGACCAAGTACTCATTCAAAAGATGATATTAGAAAACTTTTTGAAGCAGGAATGAATGTTGTTAGATTAAATTTTTCACATGGTAAAACAGAAGAACAAGCTGAAAAGATCAAATCAGTAATTGAATTAAGAGATGAATTGGAAAAACCAATTTCAATTATGTTGGATACAAAAGGTCCAGAAATTAGAATTGGAAAAGTTTTTGAAGGTGCTCAAAAAATAAAAGCAGGAACTGATGTTAGAGTTTATACTACACAAGAAGAATACTTAAATCGTGAATGCAAATCAAATGAAATGACGGTTTCATATGATATGAGTATTGATTTGAAACCAGGAGATACTGTTTTGGTAGATGACGGAAAATTAACATTAAATGTTATTAATGTTGAATCAGGATTGGTAAATTGTAAAGCATTTAATAGTCATATAGTAAAAACTAATAAAAGAGTAAATTTACCTGGAGTTGATTTTTCATTACCATTTTTAGCAAAAAAAGATATTGAAGATATAAAATTTGGAGCAAAAGCTAAAGTTGACTATATTGCAGCTTCATTTGTTAATTCAGCAGATAATGTTAATGAAATAAGAAAAATTCTTAAAAAAGAAAAAACAGAGCATATTCAAATTATTTCAAAAATAGAATCAAAAATTGGGATTTTTAATATTGATTCAATAATTGAAGCTTCAGATGGAATTATGGTAGCTCGTGGAGATTTAGGACTAGAAATCCCATACTATGAAGTACCATATTGAGAAAAACAAATGATTAGAAAATGTAGAAAAGCTGGTAAAGTTGTTGTTGTAGCAACACAAATGTTAGAATCAATGACTGATAACCCCCAACCAACTAGAGCAGAAGTTACAGATGTTTATTATGCTACTGAATTAGGAGCTGATGCAACAATGTTAAGTGGAGAATCTGCTGCAGGAATTTATCCTTTTATTACTACAGAAACTATGGCTACAATTAATAAAAGAGCAGAATTAGGTTTTTATGGAAAGATCTATTATGATAGAGCTTTAGAGGTTGCTCGTCAATCAACTAGTGGAAAAAGAGCAGAAATAGCTGATGAATTAGCAAATATTACAAGAAATGGTAAATATGAGTTTGCTCTTGTTCTATCAAGAACTGGTGAATTATTAAGAACAATTTCAAAATTTAGACCAAATGTTACAATTTTGGGAGTTTGTGATAAAGAAGAATTATGAACTGGTTTTGGAGCAATGCATTCAATTTTTATGAATAAAGTAAAAAGCATTGATGAAATTATTAAGAACAAAGATGCTTTAATAGAAATTGCTAGATCTTGAGGAGCTAAAAAAGGTGAAGAGATCTTAATAGTAAAAAATGAAGATATTAAAGTCTATCAAGTTTAA